The following proteins are encoded in a genomic region of Ornithinibacillus sp. 4-3:
- a CDS encoding ABC transporter ATP-binding protein: MSNKLLDIKNLKVRFKTDDGYVSTVNGVTFSMEEGETLAIVGESGSGKSVTSLALMGILPPNGEVYDGEIFFKGRDLRKISKKEYRGLRGKEISMIFQEPMTALNPVFTNGFQIRESLMLHFNLSKEKADQKGIEMLELVGIPDAEKAMRRFPHQLSGGMRQRVMIAMALSCNPSLLIADEPTTALDVTIQAQILALMRNLKEEANTGILMITHDLGVVAETADRVVVMYAGEVVEEAPVYELFENPIHPYTKGLMDSIPKVHDVVDDLYSIEGTVPNPSEMPTGCKFHPRCPLADKECTLVHPELEYVSETHAKRCIKV; this comes from the coding sequence TTGAGTAATAAACTTTTAGATATTAAAAATTTAAAAGTCCGTTTCAAAACAGATGACGGTTATGTATCCACTGTTAATGGCGTTACATTCAGTATGGAAGAAGGAGAAACCTTAGCCATCGTAGGAGAATCTGGAAGCGGGAAAAGTGTTACATCCCTTGCTTTAATGGGGATACTTCCACCGAATGGTGAGGTTTATGATGGTGAGATTTTTTTTAAAGGAAGAGATTTACGTAAGATTAGTAAAAAAGAGTATAGGGGATTAAGAGGGAAAGAAATTTCTATGATTTTTCAAGAGCCAATGACAGCTTTGAATCCAGTTTTTACAAATGGATTTCAAATCAGGGAATCATTAATGCTCCATTTTAATTTATCAAAAGAAAAGGCTGATCAAAAAGGGATTGAAATGTTAGAGTTGGTTGGCATCCCGGATGCTGAAAAAGCGATGAGACGTTTTCCTCATCAACTATCAGGTGGTATGCGTCAAAGGGTTATGATTGCAATGGCTTTATCGTGTAATCCAAGCTTGTTAATTGCGGACGAACCGACAACAGCTTTAGATGTAACGATTCAGGCGCAAATTTTAGCACTGATGCGTAATTTAAAAGAAGAAGCTAATACAGGAATTCTAATGATAACCCATGACTTGGGGGTAGTTGCTGAAACTGCTGATCGTGTGGTCGTTATGTATGCTGGTGAAGTAGTTGAAGAAGCGCCCGTGTATGAATTGTTTGAAAATCCGATACATCCTTATACAAAAGGACTAATGGATTCTATACCAAAAGTTCACGATGTTGTTGATGATTTATATTCTATTGAAGGAACGGTTCCGAATCCTTCTGAAATGCCGACTGGCTGTAAATTTCATCCACGATGCCCTTTAGCGGATAAGGAATGTACATTAGTTCATCCAGAATTAGAATATGTAAGTGAAACTCATGCGAAACGTTGTATCAAGGTATAG
- a CDS encoding ABC transporter permease, which produces MSRVKKLASRLLKSKTGMVGLVIVLFVTLVAIFAPALAMYDPAATDVSNRLVPPFWLEGGNTNFLLGTDNLGRDILSRIIYGSRVSLLVGISAVILAGIIGMFLGLLAGFYGKIWDFIIMRTVDSFLAIPNILFMLIILAIVGPSLTTLILVLGGTSWVVYARMVRSETLSVKERDYVSSARAIGSKNFRIITKYILPNVLSSFIVIATLNVASTIIAEASLSFLGLGIQSPEVSWGLMLSDGREYLATSWWVATFPGLAITITVLGVIFLGDWLRDVLDPRIKS; this is translated from the coding sequence ATGAGTCGTGTGAAAAAATTGGCAAGCAGATTATTAAAAAGTAAAACAGGTATGGTTGGTTTGGTTATCGTATTGTTCGTTACATTAGTGGCAATATTTGCACCTGCTCTTGCCATGTATGATCCTGCAGCAACTGATGTATCTAATAGATTAGTTCCTCCATTTTGGTTAGAGGGAGGAAACACTAATTTTCTTCTCGGGACAGATAATTTAGGACGGGACATATTAAGTAGAATTATTTATGGATCTAGGGTATCGCTGTTAGTTGGAATAAGTGCTGTAATATTAGCCGGTATTATTGGAATGTTTTTAGGATTATTAGCAGGGTTTTATGGGAAAATATGGGATTTCATTATTATGAGAACAGTGGATTCCTTTCTAGCTATTCCTAATATTTTATTTATGTTAATTATTTTAGCTATAGTCGGACCGAGCTTGACAACTCTTATCCTCGTATTAGGAGGAACATCATGGGTGGTATACGCTCGAATGGTTCGGAGTGAAACATTAAGTGTAAAAGAAAGAGATTATGTTAGCTCTGCTCGAGCGATTGGATCCAAGAATTTTCGGATTATTACAAAATATATTTTACCTAATGTTCTTTCATCATTTATTGTTATTGCTACATTAAATGTAGCTTCAACTATTATCGCAGAAGCAAGTCTAAGTTTCCTTGGTCTTGGTATCCAATCTCCTGAAGTTTCTTGGGGACTTATGTTAAGTGATGGTAGAGAATATCTTGCAACTAGTTGGTGGGTCGCAACATTCCCTGGTTTAGCAATTACTATTACCGTCTTAGGAGTAATTTTCCTCGGTGATTGGTTGAGGGATGTACTTGATCCTAGAATAAAAAGTTAG
- a CDS encoding ABC transporter permease codes for MKYLLTNLLKTIPVLFLVTLIVFLLVRVTGDPVSLMLPENATFEEKESLREALGFNEPLYKQYFTYLGDLVQGNFGESLRYNTDAFSLVLERLPATIELAIASMVIAILISVPLGIWSAIRRNSFIDLFITGGSVLGKAMPNFWLGIMLILFFSVQMGIFPVSGRGGLLHLVLPAIALGTGIAAEMTRLIRSSMLEILGQDFVRTARSKGLKEAIVINTHAFRNALIPVVTIMALQTSTLIGGTLITETVFAWPGMGQLLIQAVNLRDMAVVQAATFLIAVFVIVSNLLADLVYRLLDPRIKYD; via the coding sequence GTGAAATATTTGCTGACAAATTTATTGAAAACAATCCCCGTATTATTCCTTGTTACACTAATCGTTTTCCTGTTGGTTCGGGTTACTGGTGATCCTGTTTCACTAATGTTACCTGAAAATGCAACTTTTGAAGAAAAAGAATCTTTAAGAGAAGCATTAGGATTCAATGAACCCCTTTATAAGCAATATTTTACATACTTGGGAGACTTGGTTCAGGGGAATTTCGGTGAATCACTAAGGTACAATACGGACGCCTTCAGCTTAGTTCTTGAACGGTTGCCAGCAACAATAGAATTGGCTATAGCTTCAATGGTAATAGCTATTTTAATATCCGTACCACTAGGAATATGGTCGGCGATTAGAAGGAATAGTTTTATAGATTTATTCATTACTGGAGGATCTGTTTTAGGAAAAGCCATGCCGAACTTTTGGCTAGGTATTATGCTGATTTTATTTTTTTCTGTGCAAATGGGGATATTCCCGGTCTCTGGTAGAGGTGGATTGCTGCATCTCGTTTTACCAGCTATCGCATTAGGAACTGGAATTGCTGCTGAAATGACTAGGCTGATTCGTTCTAGCATGCTTGAAATTTTAGGACAAGATTTTGTTCGTACAGCTCGAAGCAAAGGTTTAAAAGAGGCAATCGTAATCAATACACATGCATTTCGAAATGCGCTAATCCCTGTAGTTACGATTATGGCTCTTCAAACATCTACATTAATAGGTGGAACGCTCATTACAGAAACTGTTTTTGCATGGCCAGGAATGGGACAATTACTTATTCAAGCAGTTAATTTACGCGATATGGCTGTTGTTCAAGCTGCGACATTTTTAATTGCAGTATTCGTTATTGTAAGTAATCTCCTAGCAGATTTAGTTTATCGATTACTTGATCCAAGGATTAAATACGATTAA
- a CDS encoding ABC transporter substrate-binding protein, with protein MRKIYLFLFLALVLAIAGCSSGDDTEETGGSVESGDSKELIIANGQDIISFDIHDHNNTSTEAVHVNMFNYLVKNDGEGGFTSDLAESWENIDDTTWSFKLKEGVKFHNGDELTAEDVKFTLERVANDDTLREYGNYKQIEEVQVKSDYEFDIITENPEPILLNRLSRIGSGILPKDYIEAEGWDVFLDNPVGTGPYKLKEWKKDDRLVLEPFEDYFGDAAKWEEVVFRSIPEDSTRVSELLTGGVDIAVNIPPTDFERIESTDDVSIETSDSQRVMLLILRTQGDYATADPLVREAIDLAIDKQAIVDSLLEGTATVTRTRVTPGNGGANEDLYGQTLYDPERAKELLAEAGYEDGVTIKISAPNGRYIKDKETVELIATMLAEVGITAELEFLEWSAFSTKRSDKSFDDVHFIAFGNSMFDASNALISLTKEESVGETDYDNPQTDKLITDAIQNMDLEERTKQFQEAQELIAEDRPHIYLYQVEGIYGVNERLNFEPRLDEMFYVDDITLN; from the coding sequence ATGAGGAAAATCTATTTATTTTTATTTCTTGCATTAGTATTAGCTATTGCTGGTTGCTCTAGTGGGGATGATACGGAAGAAACTGGAGGCTCTGTAGAGAGCGGTGATTCAAAGGAGCTGATTATTGCCAATGGTCAGGATATCATTTCATTTGATATACATGATCACAATAATACGAGTACGGAAGCTGTTCATGTAAACATGTTTAACTATCTTGTTAAGAATGATGGAGAAGGTGGCTTCACTTCTGATCTAGCAGAAAGCTGGGAAAACATAGATGATACTACCTGGTCATTTAAATTAAAAGAAGGCGTTAAATTCCATAATGGTGATGAATTAACTGCTGAAGACGTTAAATTTACGTTAGAGCGTGTAGCTAATGATGATACGCTACGTGAGTATGGAAATTACAAACAGATAGAAGAAGTTCAAGTGAAAAGTGATTATGAGTTTGACATTATCACGGAAAATCCTGAACCAATTTTGTTAAATCGATTATCTCGAATAGGATCTGGAATCTTGCCGAAGGATTACATAGAGGCAGAAGGTTGGGATGTATTTCTAGATAATCCAGTGGGAACAGGTCCATATAAATTAAAAGAATGGAAAAAAGATGATCGTTTGGTGTTAGAGCCTTTTGAAGACTATTTTGGTGATGCTGCGAAATGGGAGGAAGTTGTGTTTAGAAGTATACCTGAGGACTCAACACGTGTATCAGAATTATTAACTGGTGGTGTCGATATTGCGGTAAATATTCCACCAACCGATTTTGAGCGGATTGAATCAACAGATGATGTTTCGATTGAGACATCTGATAGTCAGCGAGTTATGTTACTAATCCTTCGTACACAAGGGGATTACGCTACAGCTGATCCATTAGTTCGTGAAGCAATTGATCTTGCAATCGATAAACAAGCAATTGTTGACTCATTACTTGAAGGAACTGCTACGGTAACACGAACTCGTGTAACTCCAGGGAATGGTGGGGCAAATGAAGATCTATATGGCCAAACACTCTATGATCCTGAAAGAGCAAAAGAGTTATTAGCAGAGGCGGGATATGAAGATGGTGTCACGATAAAAATTAGTGCTCCAAATGGTCGTTATATAAAAGATAAAGAGACAGTTGAATTGATAGCTACAATGCTAGCGGAAGTTGGAATAACTGCTGAATTAGAATTCCTAGAGTGGAGTGCTTTCTCTACTAAGAGATCTGATAAATCCTTTGATGATGTTCACTTTATCGCATTCGGTAACTCCATGTTTGATGCATCAAATGCATTAATATCATTGACAAAAGAAGAATCTGTTGGGGAGACAGATTATGATAACCCACAAACAGATAAGCTTATAACAGATGCTATACAAAATATGGATCTTGAAGAAAGAACAAAACAATTCCAAGAAGCGCAAGAATTGATAGCTGAAGATCGTCCACATATTTATTTATACCAAGTAGAAGGAATTTATGGTGTGAATGAACGTCTGAACTTTGAACCTCGTTTAGATGAAATGTTCTATGTAGATGATATTACATTAAATTAA
- a CDS encoding M20 family metallopeptidase, giving the protein MNRTDVLAEKQKIVDAVDKRDSEFREISLKIHAHPELGFEEYKASKWLADYLEQEGFTVERGVAGLETAFIATWEGSSEGPTIGILAEYDALRGLGHACGHNIIGTSAVGAGIALKDAFPDLPGKIKVIGTPAEEGGGGKVIMTEEGVFDDLDAAMMTHPGNKTMVLRGGIACVGATFKFYGKEAHAAGSPELGINALDALMNSFAAINSLREHFPDDVRVHGIVTHGGDAANIVPGYCEASFVVRAKTRKKLEGIKERVYNAVRHSTAAVGATCEIIEGVTFAERNNNVPLAHLYKANLESIGVEVLAPPKDGGLGSSDIGNVGQVIPTIHPYIRIGDGGGHTPEFEKDSKSESGMIGQNQATKAMAMTAYDLCVNPDALQSVKDSFEIWKSTKDE; this is encoded by the coding sequence ATGAATAGAACGGATGTCTTAGCTGAGAAACAAAAAATAGTAGATGCGGTTGATAAGCGTGATAGCGAATTCCGCGAAATTTCCTTGAAGATTCATGCACATCCAGAGCTTGGGTTTGAAGAGTATAAAGCGTCGAAATGGCTTGCGGATTATTTAGAGCAAGAAGGGTTTACAGTTGAACGAGGTGTTGCTGGTCTAGAGACAGCTTTTATTGCTACTTGGGAAGGTTCCTCTGAAGGTCCGACAATTGGAATATTGGCTGAATATGATGCATTACGTGGTCTAGGGCATGCATGTGGACATAATATCATTGGTACTTCTGCTGTGGGAGCTGGTATTGCACTAAAAGATGCTTTTCCAGATCTACCAGGGAAAATCAAGGTAATAGGAACTCCTGCTGAAGAAGGCGGTGGAGGTAAAGTCATTATGACAGAGGAAGGAGTTTTTGATGATCTTGACGCAGCAATGATGACCCATCCGGGAAATAAGACAATGGTATTACGAGGCGGAATTGCTTGTGTAGGAGCTACATTTAAATTTTATGGGAAAGAAGCTCATGCTGCGGGATCGCCTGAATTAGGAATTAATGCGTTGGATGCATTAATGAATAGTTTCGCAGCTATTAATAGTCTGCGTGAACACTTTCCTGATGATGTTCGCGTTCATGGAATTGTTACTCATGGTGGAGATGCAGCAAATATTGTACCTGGATACTGTGAGGCAAGCTTTGTAGTCCGTGCAAAAACTAGAAAAAAATTAGAAGGTATTAAAGAAAGAGTTTACAATGCTGTCCGCCATTCTACTGCAGCTGTAGGGGCAACATGTGAAATTATTGAAGGTGTTACATTTGCTGAAAGAAATAATAATGTACCTTTAGCACATTTATATAAAGCCAATTTAGAATCCATTGGAGTAGAGGTATTAGCCCCTCCTAAAGATGGTGGTTTAGGGTCTTCAGATATTGGAAATGTTGGGCAAGTTATACCAACTATTCATCCTTATATTAGGATTGGTGATGGCGGTGGTCATACACCTGAATTTGAAAAAGATTCCAAATCTGAAAGTGGAATGATTGGTCAAAATCAGGCAACAAAAGCAATGGCGATGACTGCTTATGATTTATGTGTTAATCCAGACGCTCTACAAAGTGTAAAAGATTCATTTGAAATTTGGAAGTCTACAAAGGATGAATAA
- a CDS encoding helix-turn-helix domain-containing protein, whose product MGGKIQISLVAARVNAELKQEEAANKIGISVKALRNYELGIEAIPRHVFKTIARVYGLPENAIRVPIVDDGEYDDPTFMGHNNF is encoded by the coding sequence ATGGGAGGAAAGATCCAAATTTCTCTAGTTGCAGCAAGAGTTAATGCCGAACTGAAGCAAGAAGAGGCGGCAAATAAAATCGGTATTTCGGTAAAGGCGTTGCGTAATTATGAACTTGGGATTGAGGCAATACCTAGACATGTTTTTAAAACGATCGCTAGAGTATATGGACTCCCTGAAAATGCTATAAGAGTGCCTATTGTAGATGACGGTGAGTATGATGATCCTACTTTTATGGGCCATAATAACTTTTAA
- a CDS encoding LexA family protein, with the protein MVNKSKADILKQIMATNLKHYIDRSGKNQTDIARELDIPEMTMSNWVKAKTYPRMDKIQLLADYFHIRRSDLTEEKSPNLFKAPSQTIQIPILDSISCTDPIYIEENFNGYKYESPEDLPSGNLLYLQNNNDSMEPTIPNGSLVLIRQQSEVEYGQIAAVLLTDSNETTLRRVRKQGNTLLLMPDNPKHEPIIIAKESRARIIGLAIRYTKDLITDNRKG; encoded by the coding sequence ATGGTAAATAAAAGCAAAGCAGATATACTTAAACAAATAATGGCAACTAATCTAAAACATTATATTGATAGAAGCGGAAAAAATCAAACAGATATTGCTAGAGAGTTAGATATTCCAGAAATGACCATGTCGAACTGGGTAAAAGCCAAAACATACCCTAGAATGGATAAAATTCAGCTTTTAGCGGATTATTTTCATATTAGAAGATCAGATCTAACAGAAGAAAAATCCCCTAATCTATTTAAAGCACCGTCACAAACGATACAAATACCAATATTAGATTCCATTTCTTGTACCGATCCAATATATATTGAGGAAAATTTTAATGGTTATAAATATGAATCACCTGAAGATCTTCCTAGCGGAAACTTATTATACTTACAAAATAATAACGATTCTATGGAACCAACTATTCCAAATGGTAGTCTTGTCCTTATACGTCAACAATCAGAAGTAGAGTATGGTCAAATTGCGGCAGTTCTATTAACAGATAGTAATGAAACTACTTTAAGAAGAGTTCGAAAGCAAGGTAATACATTACTACTTATGCCTGACAATCCAAAGCACGAACCAATAATCATTGCTAAAGAAAGTCGAGCTCGCATTATTGGATTAGCAATTAGATATACCAAAGACTTGATAACTGATAATCGAAAAGGTTAA
- a CDS encoding ABC transporter substrate-binding protein, whose product MNQKKSLLFIVILFISLLMIITGCSDSSTKGESEDADQDTNQQDEGEDEDKEEPKSSGGILKIALDAAPPTLDQPTSTATASRDATRLIYESLVATDSNFQPVPVLAESIETDDNKKYTFHLRQGVHFHNGKEMTSEDVVASMERWLEKSSVTGNIFNGATWTAEDDYTVVLELVEPSPLTLDTMASAKQAAGIMPKEVVESASADGIQEYIGTGPFEFVEWRQDQYIHYKKYEDYQPVDMEPDGLIGRKEALVDEIYFYIVPDTSTRLAGLQTGEYDFAYGVPYDNYDQLEDDPNLETILTPSSNHILVFNKVEGKSTDFKLREAINTALDDDEIMLAAFPNTDFYWLDSGYMDVNIVNWASKAGEEYYNQNDPEKAKQMLEDMGYNGEEFRIMATRDYDHHYNSAVVITEQLREIGMNVTLDIYDWPTLNEKMGSDFEDWDAFITSSSTVSTPPQLIALSPSFGGGVNDSKVAEDMKEIENAPSLEEAQKLWDDLQLYVWEELLPIVNIGGFNALYGHSNKVEGLTATTGPIFWNVSITE is encoded by the coding sequence ATGAACCAGAAAAAAAGTTTATTATTCATTGTTATACTCTTCATTTCACTTCTCATGATTATTACTGGATGTAGTGATTCATCAACAAAAGGTGAATCTGAAGACGCGGATCAAGATACTAATCAGCAAGATGAGGGCGAAGATGAGGATAAGGAAGAACCAAAATCTTCTGGTGGTATATTAAAAATTGCTTTAGATGCAGCGCCTCCAACACTAGATCAACCGACAAGTACCGCAACGGCTTCTCGAGATGCAACGAGACTTATATATGAAAGTCTAGTAGCTACAGATTCTAATTTCCAGCCTGTTCCAGTGTTAGCAGAATCAATCGAAACGGATGACAATAAAAAGTATACGTTTCATTTGCGACAAGGTGTTCATTTTCACAATGGCAAAGAAATGACGTCTGAGGATGTCGTTGCATCTATGGAGAGGTGGTTAGAGAAATCGAGTGTTACAGGTAATATATTCAATGGTGCGACCTGGACAGCTGAGGATGATTATACGGTTGTATTAGAATTGGTTGAACCATCCCCTCTTACGTTAGATACAATGGCGTCAGCCAAGCAGGCAGCTGGGATTATGCCTAAAGAAGTTGTTGAATCCGCATCAGCAGATGGAATTCAGGAATATATTGGAACAGGTCCTTTTGAGTTTGTAGAATGGAGACAGGATCAATATATTCATTACAAAAAATATGAAGATTATCAACCAGTGGATATGGAACCTGATGGTCTAATCGGTAGAAAAGAAGCGCTTGTCGATGAAATTTATTTTTATATCGTTCCAGATACCTCCACACGTCTAGCTGGGCTACAAACAGGAGAGTATGATTTTGCTTATGGTGTGCCTTACGATAATTACGATCAGTTAGAAGATGATCCTAATTTAGAAACGATTCTTACTCCGTCATCAAATCATATATTAGTATTTAATAAAGTCGAAGGAAAATCTACTGATTTTAAATTACGAGAAGCGATTAATACGGCATTAGATGATGATGAGATTATGTTGGCAGCTTTTCCAAATACAGACTTTTATTGGTTGGACTCAGGTTATATGGATGTCAATATAGTGAATTGGGCTAGTAAAGCTGGGGAAGAATACTATAACCAAAATGATCCTGAGAAGGCTAAGCAAATGCTAGAAGATATGGGATATAATGGAGAGGAATTCAGAATTATGGCAACACGTGATTATGATCATCATTATAATAGTGCGGTAGTTATTACTGAACAATTAAGGGAAATTGGTATGAATGTAACATTAGATATTTATGATTGGCCAACTCTTAATGAGAAAATGGGTAGTGACTTTGAAGACTGGGATGCTTTCATTACATCTTCCTCAACGGTAAGTACACCTCCACAGTTGATTGCTTTAAGTCCTTCTTTTGGTGGGGGAGTTAATGATTCAAAAGTTGCTGAGGATATGAAAGAGATCGAAAATGCACCAAGTCTTGAAGAAGCACAGAAACTATGGGATGATTTGCAACTTTACGTATGGGAGGAGCTACTTCCTATTGTTAACATAGGTGGATTTAATGCTTTATATGGTCATAGCAATAAAGTAGAAGGGCTCACAGCAACGACAGGTCCAATTTTCTGGAATGTAAGTATCACAGAGTAA
- the hutH gene encoding histidine ammonia-lyase, with amino-acid sequence MIELTGHTLTIEQLKRICMDMEEVKISSESMQAVNESRAAVEHIVKSQKTVYGINTGFGKFSDVIINENNVESLQLNLIRSHACGVGKAFPEVVSRAIIALRLNALLKGFSGVRPVVVELLAELLNKKVHPVIPEQGSLGASGDLAPLSHLALVLIGEGEVHGTNGEILPAAPVLKEKDIEAITLQAKEGLALINGTQAMVAVGVINYIEAEKLAYDSEWISAMTMEGLEGIIDAFHPAIHEARGYPQQVAVAKRMTEWLEGSSLITRQGEKRVQDAYSIRCIPQVHGATWQALDYVKEKLEIEANAATDNPLIFEGGDIVVSGGNFHGQPIALAMDFLKIAVAELANISERRVERLVNPQLNDLPPFLSPEPGLQSGAMIMQYAAAALVSENKTLAHPASVDSIPSSANQEDHVSMGTIAARHANMIIQNTRNVLSIECICALQAIEYKGQDKASPKLQEKWQALRKIVPSITKDRVFSKDTEALSNHLHPINKITK; translated from the coding sequence ATGATTGAATTAACAGGACATACTTTAACTATTGAACAATTGAAGCGTATTTGCATGGATATGGAGGAAGTAAAGATTTCTTCAGAAAGCATGCAGGCTGTAAACGAAAGTAGAGCAGCAGTAGAACATATTGTAAAAAGTCAAAAGACAGTTTACGGTATTAATACAGGATTTGGGAAGTTTAGTGATGTCATTATTAATGAAAATAATGTGGAAAGCTTACAATTAAATTTAATTCGTTCTCATGCATGTGGAGTAGGAAAAGCCTTTCCCGAAGTTGTTTCTAGAGCAATAATTGCACTTCGTCTAAATGCATTATTAAAAGGTTTTTCTGGAGTGCGACCAGTAGTAGTAGAGCTTTTAGCAGAGCTTTTAAATAAAAAAGTACATCCAGTGATTCCTGAGCAAGGTTCACTTGGCGCATCTGGTGATCTTGCTCCATTATCACATTTAGCACTTGTTTTAATCGGTGAAGGAGAAGTACATGGAACAAATGGAGAAATATTGCCAGCTGCTCCTGTTTTAAAGGAAAAGGATATTGAAGCGATTACCTTACAAGCAAAAGAAGGTCTTGCATTAATTAATGGAACACAGGCAATGGTTGCAGTAGGGGTTATTAATTATATTGAAGCAGAGAAACTTGCTTATGATAGTGAATGGATCTCTGCGATGACAATGGAAGGCTTAGAAGGAATCATTGATGCATTTCATCCAGCTATTCACGAAGCTAGAGGTTACCCGCAACAAGTAGCAGTAGCTAAACGAATGACAGAATGGTTAGAAGGAAGTTCGTTAATTACACGCCAAGGGGAAAAGCGTGTTCAAGATGCATATTCGATTCGTTGTATTCCTCAAGTACATGGAGCGACATGGCAAGCATTAGATTATGTAAAAGAGAAGTTAGAAATTGAAGCAAATGCAGCAACAGACAATCCATTAATCTTTGAAGGTGGGGATATCGTTGTTTCAGGTGGAAATTTCCACGGGCAACCGATCGCACTTGCAATGGACTTTTTAAAGATTGCAGTAGCAGAGCTTGCGAACATTTCAGAACGAAGAGTGGAGCGTTTAGTAAATCCACAATTAAATGATCTACCACCATTTTTAAGCCCAGAGCCAGGATTACAATCAGGAGCAATGATTATGCAATACGCTGCAGCAGCACTTGTTTCTGAAAACAAAACTTTGGCACATCCTGCAAGCGTGGATTCTATTCCATCTTCTGCGAATCAGGAGGATCATGTAAGTATGGGAACTATTGCTGCAAGACATGCAAATATGATTATCCAAAATACACGAAATGTTTTATCGATTGAATGTATTTGTGCATTGCAAGCAATAGAGTATAAAGGGCAAGATAAAGCTTCACCAAAGCTGCAAGAAAAATGGCAAGCTTTACGTAAAATTGTTCCAAGCATTACGAAAGACCGTGTGTTTTCAAAAGATACAGAGGCATTGAGTAACCATCTTCATCCAATTAATAAAATTACCAAATAA
- the hutP gene encoding hut operon transcriptional regulator HutP, producing MGLKHRIGKIAITLAMYDDEERDALQIAEKDLQVCEGKVGSMNMQKVISAVETAVKRSGLIREDVYRETHALYHAILEALEGVTRGQLAIGEMMRTVGLRFAVVRGVAYTDKKEGEWLAVAFYGTIGAPVRGLEHEAVGLGINHI from the coding sequence ATGGGACTTAAACATCGAATTGGTAAAATAGCAATTACACTGGCAATGTATGATGATGAAGAACGTGATGCTTTACAAATTGCAGAGAAAGATTTGCAGGTTTGTGAAGGTAAAGTAGGTTCGATGAACATGCAGAAGGTGATTTCAGCTGTTGAAACTGCGGTAAAGAGAAGTGGGCTCATTAGAGAAGATGTTTATCGAGAAACCCATGCATTATATCATGCAATATTAGAAGCCTTAGAAGGTGTAACACGAGGGCAATTAGCAATTGGTGAGATGATGCGCACAGTGGGGTTGAGGTTTGCAGTAGTTCGTGGGGTAGCATATACGGACAAAAAAGAAGGTGAATGGTTAGCCGTTGCTTTTTATGGAACCATTGGTGCACCTGTTAGAGGATTAGAGCATGAAGCGGTTGGTCTAGGGATTAACCATATTTAA